In the genome of Meiothermus sp. QL-1, one region contains:
- a CDS encoding c-type cytochrome, translating into MKRLPLLLLALGLLAWVLAQPVGQGRYRIGTPLTPQEVERWNIRPSILPDGRGLPPGEGTVDEGEKVYNAQCLGCHGANGQGGVFNRLVGEPFPVTKDVDPVDFVIGNYWQYPTTLFDYIRRAMPFQAPGTLTDDEVYALVAYLLYQNGIIDGSEPMNAQTLPKVQMPARALLELDPTTQKRFPWIKLP; encoded by the coding sequence GTGAAGCGTTTGCCTCTGCTTCTCCTGGCCCTGGGCCTGCTGGCCTGGGTGCTGGCCCAGCCGGTGGGCCAGGGCCGCTACCGCATCGGCACCCCCCTTACCCCGCAGGAGGTTGAGCGCTGGAACATCCGCCCCTCTATTCTGCCCGATGGGCGCGGCCTGCCCCCGGGGGAGGGCACCGTGGACGAGGGGGAGAAGGTCTACAACGCCCAGTGCCTGGGCTGCCACGGGGCCAACGGCCAGGGGGGGGTTTTCAACCGGCTGGTGGGTGAACCTTTCCCGGTGACCAAGGACGTGGACCCGGTGGACTTCGTAATCGGCAACTACTGGCAGTACCCCACCACCCTCTTCGACTACATTCGCCGGGCCATGCCCTTCCAGGCCCCGGGCACCCTCACCGACGACGAGGTCTACGCCCTGGTGGCCTACCTGCTCTACCAGAACGGTATCATCGATGGCTCCGAGCCCATGAATGCCCAGACCCTGCCCAAGGTGCAGATGCCGGCCCGGGCCCTTTTGGAGCTCGACCCCACCACCCAGAAGCGCTTCCCTTGGATTAAGCTTCCCTAG
- the soxC gene encoding sulfite dehydrogenase, with translation MNRRKLLQLLSKGAAAGAFVKLSGGLAQGEKFSEKAFEPMRFLGAELREYGERSEFEKHVIRYISPNLRTRHSGANFTPLDKLDGVITPSSLHFERHHGGVPTIDPAEHRLVIHGMVERPLIFTLADLKRLPSVTRTLFIECAGNGQNGYRNPPDMTLTATRSRGLVSNSSWTGVPLAILLKEAGIKEGARWLIPEGADAAAYTRSLPLEKALDDVLVAYAQNGEALRPEQGYPLRLVVPGWEGSIMVKWLRRIQVTDMPVMSKDETSEYTDTMADGKIHAFTWIMDPQSIITYPSGLQQIERGFHEIRGLAWSGHGRVVRVEVSLDGGQTWRRASLEPSPDPLSVVRFKLPWVWDGKETVIMSRAWDEKGNAQPTQEEFFARWARNNRYHYNAIQAWRIQTDGKVVNGDKTLSASLAPRRLGAVGLGGCGGES, from the coding sequence ATGAATCGACGCAAGCTGCTGCAACTCTTGAGCAAGGGCGCGGCTGCGGGGGCTTTTGTGAAGCTTTCCGGCGGTCTGGCCCAAGGAGAGAAGTTCTCGGAGAAGGCTTTCGAGCCCATGCGGTTTTTGGGGGCCGAGCTGCGGGAGTACGGCGAGCGCAGCGAGTTTGAGAAGCATGTAATCCGCTACATCTCGCCCAACCTGCGCACCCGCCACTCGGGGGCCAACTTTACTCCCCTGGACAAGCTCGACGGGGTTATCACCCCAAGCTCGCTCCACTTCGAGCGCCACCACGGGGGGGTGCCCACCATCGACCCCGCTGAGCACCGGCTGGTCATCCACGGGATGGTAGAAAGGCCCCTCATCTTCACCCTGGCCGACCTCAAACGCCTGCCCTCGGTGACCCGCACCCTCTTCATCGAGTGCGCGGGCAACGGGCAAAACGGCTACCGCAACCCCCCCGACATGACCCTCACCGCCACCCGCAGCCGCGGGCTGGTCTCCAACTCCTCCTGGACCGGGGTGCCGCTGGCCATTCTCCTGAAGGAGGCCGGCATCAAGGAGGGGGCCCGCTGGCTGATTCCCGAAGGGGCCGACGCGGCGGCCTACACCCGGAGCCTGCCTTTGGAGAAGGCCCTGGACGATGTGCTGGTGGCTTACGCCCAGAACGGCGAGGCCCTGCGCCCTGAGCAGGGCTACCCCTTGCGGCTGGTGGTGCCGGGCTGGGAGGGTAGCATCATGGTCAAGTGGCTCCGGCGCATCCAGGTGACGGACATGCCGGTGATGAGCAAGGACGAGACCTCCGAGTACACCGACACCATGGCCGATGGCAAGATCCATGCCTTCACCTGGATCATGGACCCGCAGTCCATCATCACCTACCCCTCGGGGTTGCAGCAGATCGAGCGCGGCTTCCACGAGATCCGCGGCCTGGCCTGGAGCGGGCACGGCCGGGTCGTCCGGGTAGAGGTTTCGCTGGATGGGGGCCAGACCTGGCGGCGGGCCAGCCTCGAGCCCTCTCCAGACCCCCTCTCGGTGGTGCGCTTCAAGCTGCCATGGGTTTGGGATGGCAAGGAGACCGTGATCATGAGCCGGGCCTGGGATGAAAAAGGCAACGCCCAGCCCACCCAGGAGGAATTCTTCGCCCGCTGGGCCCGCAACAACCGCTACCACTACAACGCTATCCAGGCCTGGCGCATCCAGACCGACGGCAAGGTGGTCAACGGTGATAAGACCCTTTCGGCCTCGTTGGCCCCGCGGCGGCTGGGGGCGGTGGGCTTGGGTGGTTGTGGGGGTGAGTCGTGA
- a CDS encoding metal-sensitive transcriptional regulator produces the protein MSAPFFEPEHKTRIVHRLRRLEGQVRGLQRMVEEDRSCPEILTLLSGVKSALDSVGEEILEAYLVHCQATPGPVVEMVRLLRR, from the coding sequence ATGTCTGCTCCTTTCTTCGAACCCGAGCACAAGACCCGCATCGTGCACCGGCTGCGCCGGCTGGAAGGGCAGGTGCGGGGCCTGCAGAGGATGGTGGAGGAGGACCGCTCCTGCCCGGAAATCCTGACCCTCCTGAGCGGGGTAAAAAGCGCGCTGGACTCGGTGGGGGAAGAGATATTGGAGGCCTACCTGGTCCACTGCCAGGCAACCCCGGGGCCGGTGGTGGAGATGGTGCGGCTCCTGCGCCGGTAG
- a CDS encoding agmatine deiminase family protein yields the protein MEQTLTPRALGFRMPPEWAPHAATWTAWPYDDEKWLGYLEPVRAELAEFVNTLARFERVELVVHDEESEQDAKNRLSGNIRFHRIPHDDLWLRDSGATFLTRPDQEGLAGVAWEFNGWGQKYPAERDRNMPEQMARRLGIPLFRPGIVMEGGALEVNGLGLCLTTRQCLLSPKRNPHLHEEELEDYLRHYLGVDTVIWLGEGLEGDHTDGHIDTLTRFTAPTTLVTSVALDPDDPNHRPLQENLEILQSLGGFRIVELPLPRNPRYLGTERLPLTYANFYIANGVVLVPQYGDPHDERVLEILRPLFPGRTVLGLKSRYLITGGGSFHCITQQQPVGEGRRP from the coding sequence GTGGAGCAGACCCTTACCCCCCGGGCCCTGGGCTTCCGCATGCCGCCCGAGTGGGCCCCCCACGCCGCCACCTGGACGGCCTGGCCCTACGACGACGAAAAGTGGCTGGGCTATTTGGAGCCGGTGCGGGCCGAGCTGGCCGAGTTCGTGAACACCCTGGCCCGCTTCGAGCGGGTGGAGCTGGTGGTGCACGACGAGGAGTCGGAGCAGGATGCTAAAAACCGCCTTTCGGGTAACATCCGTTTCCACCGCATCCCCCACGACGACCTCTGGCTGCGCGACTCGGGGGCCACTTTCCTGACCCGACCCGACCAGGAAGGGCTGGCGGGGGTTGCCTGGGAGTTCAACGGCTGGGGCCAGAAGTACCCGGCCGAGCGGGATAGAAACATGCCCGAGCAGATGGCCCGTCGCCTGGGCATCCCCCTCTTCCGCCCTGGAATCGTGATGGAGGGGGGAGCGCTGGAGGTCAACGGCCTGGGGCTTTGCCTAACCACCCGGCAGTGCCTCCTTTCGCCCAAGCGCAACCCCCATCTGCACGAGGAGGAGCTCGAGGACTACCTGCGGCACTACCTGGGGGTGGACACGGTCATCTGGCTGGGTGAGGGCCTGGAGGGCGACCACACCGACGGCCACATCGACACCCTAACCCGCTTTACCGCCCCCACCACCCTGGTGACCTCGGTGGCCCTGGACCCCGACGACCCCAACCACCGCCCCTTGCAGGAGAACCTCGAGATTCTGCAAAGCCTGGGGGGCTTCCGCATCGTCGAGCTGCCCCTGCCCAGGAACCCCCGCTACCTCGGGACGGAGCGCCTGCCCCTTACCTACGCCAACTTCTACATCGCCAACGGGGTGGTGCTGGTGCCGCAGTACGGCGACCCTCACGATGAAAGGGTGCTGGAGATTCTGCGGCCTTTGTTCCCGGGCCGCACGGTGCTGGGGCTAAAGAGCCGCTACCTGATCACCGGCGGGGGTAGTTTCCACTGCATCACCCAGCAGCAGCCGGTGGGAGAGGGGAGGAGGCCATGA
- a CDS encoding cytochrome c biogenesis CcdA family protein: protein MTLSLPIAFLAGVLSFLSPCVLPLVPTYLLYLGGQQGRPLRNAVFFVLGFSTIFFLLGLPFTLLGGLLFEYRDLLGRVGGVVLILLGLYMLGLRPRWGVNLRYEGPTDRPWGAFVLGVVLGLGWTPCIGPILGGILTLTATGEGIHLLLAYILGLAVPFLLVALFADRARAFLRRAARLSHAVEIVAGLVLIAVGLLLLTGTYTQLNSFFLRITPEWLQERL from the coding sequence ATGACCCTCAGCCTCCCCATTGCCTTTTTAGCAGGCGTGCTCTCCTTCCTCTCGCCCTGCGTACTGCCCCTGGTGCCCACCTATTTGCTCTACCTGGGGGGCCAGCAGGGGCGGCCGCTCAGGAATGCGGTCTTCTTTGTGCTGGGCTTCTCGACCATCTTCTTCCTCCTGGGGCTGCCCTTTACTCTTCTGGGGGGACTGCTCTTTGAGTACCGCGACCTGCTGGGGCGGGTGGGGGGGGTGGTGCTCATCCTGCTCGGGCTCTACATGCTGGGCCTCCGGCCTAGGTGGGGGGTCAACCTGCGCTACGAGGGCCCCACCGACCGGCCCTGGGGAGCTTTCGTGCTGGGGGTGGTGCTGGGGCTGGGCTGGACCCCCTGCATCGGGCCCATCCTGGGGGGCATCCTGACCCTGACGGCCACGGGGGAGGGGATTCACCTCCTGCTGGCCTACATCCTGGGGCTGGCGGTTCCCTTTCTACTGGTGGCGCTGTTTGCCGACCGGGCTCGAGCCTTTCTGCGCCGCGCCGCCCGGCTCTCCCACGCGGTGGAGATTGTGGCCGGGCTGGTGCTGATTGCGGTGGGGCTTTTGCTGCTTACCGGCACCTACACCCAGCTCAACAGCTTCTTCCTCCGGATTACGCCCGAGTGGTTGCAGGAACGGCTCTGA
- the aguB gene encoding N-carbamoylputrescine amidase yields the protein MTRLAVVQMAMQPEREANVEKALQMVRQAASMGAQVVLLPELFESLYFCQVERETYFALAHPVEDHPFLPRFQALAQEFGLVLPVSFFERAGQAYYNSLALISPEGEIQGVYRKSHIPDGPGYEEKYYFNPGDTGFLAFTTPYGKVGAGICWDQWYPECARSLVLQGAEILLYPTAIGSEPPEAGGIDTKEMWQRAMIGHAVANLCYLAAANRVGTEVVEGHVQTYYGSSFIADYMGNKLAEAGRSEETILLAELDLEAARRFRAGFGFFRDRRPDLYGPLLTLDGRTRRPS from the coding sequence ATGACCCGGCTGGCGGTGGTGCAGATGGCCATGCAGCCCGAGCGCGAGGCCAACGTAGAAAAGGCCTTGCAGATGGTGCGGCAGGCCGCGTCCATGGGAGCCCAGGTGGTGCTGCTGCCGGAGCTTTTCGAGAGCCTCTACTTCTGCCAGGTGGAGCGCGAAACCTACTTCGCGCTGGCCCACCCGGTGGAGGACCACCCCTTCCTTCCCCGGTTTCAGGCCCTGGCGCAGGAGTTTGGCCTGGTGCTGCCGGTTTCCTTTTTCGAGCGGGCCGGCCAGGCCTACTACAACAGCCTGGCCCTGATTAGCCCAGAAGGCGAGATACAGGGCGTCTATCGCAAGTCCCACATCCCTGACGGGCCCGGCTACGAGGAGAAGTACTACTTCAACCCGGGGGACACCGGTTTTCTGGCCTTCACCACCCCTTACGGCAAAGTGGGGGCAGGCATCTGCTGGGACCAGTGGTACCCCGAGTGCGCCCGCAGCCTGGTGCTTCAGGGGGCCGAGATCCTGCTTTACCCCACGGCCATTGGCTCCGAGCCCCCCGAGGCCGGGGGCATCGACACCAAGGAAATGTGGCAGCGGGCCATGATTGGGCATGCGGTGGCCAACCTGTGCTACCTGGCCGCGGCCAACCGGGTGGGCACCGAGGTGGTGGAGGGGCATGTCCAAACCTATTACGGCTCCTCCTTCATCGCCGATTACATGGGCAACAAGCTGGCCGAGGCCGGCCGCAGCGAGGAGACCATCTTGCTGGCCGAGCTGGACCTGGAGGCGGCCCGCCGCTTTCGGGCCGGCTTCGGTTTCTTTCGCGACCGCCGCCCCGACCTCTACGGGCCCCTGCTCACCCTGGATGGCCGGACCCGCCGGCCCTCTTAG
- a CDS encoding PLP-dependent aspartate aminotransferase family protein, translated as MDNPRRLRPASWLVAAGRPSRPGEPLNTPLVLASNYLRGEARAYARSDGTPTWEVLEAIVGGLEGGQAVAFASGMAAVAAVFELLPQGARVVLPESCYQGVTNLALAGAARGRWRVRQISLEDTEAWVKAAAEAELLWLETPSNPLLRLADLEAICAAARLRGVWVAVDNTFATPLNQQPLALGASFSVQSATKLIGGHSDLLAGVVSVRDEALLQALRQVRELNGAVPGALEAFLAARGARTLALRLERAQHNAQVLAERLEQHPRVARVHYPGLPSHPQHALARRSLKGFGTIVAFELRGGVERAEALCARVQLIRHATSLGGVESSLERRAAIPGQEHLPPTLIRLSVGIEDVEDLWADLEAALA; from the coding sequence ATGGACAACCCCCGCAGGCTCAGGCCTGCTTCCTGGCTGGTAGCGGCGGGCCGCCCATCTCGCCCGGGCGAACCCCTCAACACCCCTTTGGTTCTGGCCTCCAACTACCTGCGCGGGGAGGCCCGGGCCTATGCCCGCAGCGACGGCACCCCCACCTGGGAGGTGCTGGAGGCTATTGTGGGGGGGCTCGAGGGGGGCCAGGCGGTGGCCTTTGCCTCCGGGATGGCGGCGGTGGCAGCGGTTTTTGAACTCCTTCCGCAGGGGGCGCGGGTGGTGCTGCCCGAAAGCTGCTACCAGGGGGTGACGAACCTGGCTTTGGCGGGGGCTGCCCGGGGTCGCTGGCGGGTGAGGCAAATTTCGCTGGAGGATACCGAGGCTTGGGTGAAAGCCGCGGCCGAGGCTGAACTGCTCTGGCTCGAGACCCCTTCCAACCCGCTTCTGCGGCTGGCCGACCTGGAGGCCATCTGTGCTGCCGCCCGGCTGAGGGGCGTCTGGGTGGCGGTGGACAACACCTTCGCCACCCCGCTCAACCAGCAGCCTCTGGCCCTGGGGGCCAGCTTCTCGGTGCAGTCGGCCACCAAGCTCATCGGGGGCCACTCCGACCTGCTGGCGGGGGTGGTTAGCGTCCGAGACGAAGCCTTGCTGCAAGCCCTGCGCCAGGTGCGGGAGCTGAACGGGGCTGTCCCTGGGGCTTTAGAGGCCTTTCTGGCCGCCCGGGGGGCCCGCACTTTGGCGCTGCGGCTGGAGCGGGCCCAGCACAACGCCCAGGTCCTGGCCGAACGGCTGGAGCAGCACCCCCGGGTAGCCCGCGTGCACTACCCGGGCCTGCCCTCCCACCCCCAGCATGCCCTGGCCCGAAGGAGCCTCAAGGGCTTTGGCACCATCGTTGCCTTCGAGCTGCGGGGCGGGGTGGAGCGGGCCGAGGCCCTTTGCGCCCGGGTTCAGCTCATCCGCCACGCCACCAGCCTGGGTGGGGTGGAGTCGAGCCTCGAGCGCCGTGCAGCCATCCCCGGCCAGGAGCATCTTCCGCCCACCCTCATCCGCCTGAGCGTGGGCATCGAGGATGTGGAGGACCTGTGGGCCGACCTCGAGGCGGCCTTGGCCTAG
- a CDS encoding YncE family protein, with amino-acid sequence MPELNRRTVLKTLGAAAIAAAQPAQQGRAQVGSVVWSDYVVFLNANAKAFIVDTRTDQVVASLDTARGATLGSMTPDGTKVYVSGAGEGETRLVVLDMRNLRVAKVLETGNRPKHGLVSPDGRRVGVDHWGLSEGKLRLVFIRTSDDSIEKTIEIPVQNQPKGVTSMHNAWSWDSRFFYTLDRVDDRLVVVDTADWSVRTFPSPSVPHYPCISPDGKELWLIHEGNAQVRPGIVVYDLTRPDLPVIARMEMPLIGEDAVEAHHGNFTQDGRYFMALNRGPGNNLRGREVAFFGARTKRLVHRLSCASTGVGHAYNTPDGRRAIATNYGNNVITVIDIPGLRTLKDLVIGKGRMGHVVFTKDGRFGYLSNADGNLYKLDMRSLEVVKTIETGLTSGGGQVINVWTNIFEELPRA; translated from the coding sequence ATGCCAGAGCTCAACCGTCGCACGGTGCTGAAGACCCTGGGTGCGGCTGCAATCGCGGCAGCCCAGCCTGCCCAGCAGGGGCGGGCTCAGGTCGGTTCGGTAGTCTGGTCGGACTACGTGGTTTTCCTCAACGCCAATGCCAAGGCCTTCATAGTGGACACGCGTACCGACCAGGTGGTGGCCAGCCTAGACACTGCTCGGGGGGCTACCCTAGGCAGCATGACCCCCGATGGCACCAAGGTCTATGTGAGCGGGGCCGGCGAAGGGGAGACCCGGTTGGTGGTGCTCGATATGCGGAACCTGCGGGTGGCCAAGGTGCTGGAAACGGGCAACCGTCCCAAGCACGGCCTGGTGAGCCCCGATGGTAGGCGGGTGGGCGTGGACCACTGGGGGTTGAGCGAGGGCAAGCTTCGGCTGGTTTTCATTCGGACTAGCGACGATAGCATCGAGAAAACCATAGAGATACCTGTGCAGAACCAGCCCAAGGGCGTAACCTCGATGCACAACGCCTGGAGCTGGGACAGCCGCTTCTTCTATACCCTGGACCGGGTGGACGACCGCCTGGTGGTAGTGGACACGGCAGACTGGTCGGTGCGTACTTTTCCCTCCCCCAGCGTACCCCACTATCCTTGCATTAGTCCCGATGGCAAAGAGCTCTGGCTCATCCATGAGGGCAACGCCCAGGTGAGGCCTGGTATCGTGGTCTACGACCTGACCCGGCCCGACCTACCGGTGATAGCCCGTATGGAGATGCCCTTGATTGGAGAAGATGCGGTGGAGGCCCACCACGGGAATTTCACCCAGGATGGCCGCTACTTCATGGCCCTCAACCGTGGGCCTGGCAACAACCTTCGAGGCCGGGAGGTGGCCTTCTTTGGTGCCCGTACCAAGCGCTTGGTGCACCGGCTGAGCTGTGCCAGCACTGGGGTGGGCCACGCTTACAACACGCCCGATGGTCGCCGGGCTATTGCCACCAACTACGGCAACAACGTAATCACCGTAATTGATATCCCGGGCCTGCGTACTCTCAAGGACCTGGTGATTGGCAAAGGTCGGATGGGCCATGTAGTTTTCACCAAGGACGGGCGCTTTGGTTATCTTTCTAATGCGGATGGTAACCTTTACAAGTTGGATATGCGCTCGCTCGAGGTGGTCAAGACCATTGAGACCGGTCTGACCAGCGGTGGTGGTCAGGTGATCAATGTTTGGACCAACATCTTCGAGGAGCTGCCTCGAGCCTAG
- a CDS encoding Rieske (2Fe-2S) protein: protein MNRRNFLDLLNRGVSLGLLLKLSPLGMLEFVRAQTSATNFQRALLVDKEGKPFKLSTLRPHEPFVFPYPFAGTPNILVNVDAELSPVEVRMPDGRNYRWPGGVGPRRSVVAYTSICNHGYSYAAPNLGAMGYYKPEGNRGPRLVCCAHLSSFDVTRGGEVRGGPAPHALAAVVLEHDAAKDETYAVGFLGNPQFDEFFRAQSQNLRDLFRTVARAREEVTRATVIPYAEHTRVPTSCPVVG from the coding sequence ATGAATCGCCGAAACTTTCTCGACCTTTTGAACCGGGGGGTCTCCCTGGGCTTGCTCCTCAAGCTTTCCCCCTTGGGGATGCTCGAGTTCGTCCGGGCCCAGACCAGCGCCACCAACTTCCAGCGGGCCCTTCTGGTAGACAAAGAGGGTAAGCCCTTCAAGCTCAGCACCCTCAGGCCCCATGAGCCCTTCGTCTTCCCCTACCCCTTCGCCGGTACCCCCAACATCCTGGTAAACGTGGATGCCGAGCTTTCTCCGGTGGAGGTGCGAATGCCCGATGGCAGGAACTACCGCTGGCCGGGGGGGGTGGGCCCCCGCAGGAGCGTGGTGGCCTACACCAGCATCTGCAACCATGGCTACAGCTACGCTGCCCCCAACCTAGGGGCCATGGGCTACTACAAACCGGAGGGGAACCGGGGACCCCGCCTGGTCTGCTGCGCCCACCTTTCCTCCTTTGATGTGACCCGTGGGGGCGAGGTGAGGGGCGGCCCTGCCCCCCACGCCTTGGCCGCGGTGGTCTTAGAGCACGATGCCGCCAAGGACGAGACCTACGCGGTGGGCTTTTTGGGCAACCCCCAGTTCGATGAATTCTTCCGCGCCCAAAGCCAGAACCTGCGCGACCTGTTCCGCACCGTGGCCCGGGCGCGGGAGGAGGTGACCCGGGCCACGGTGATCCCGTACGCCGAGCACACCCGGGTGCCCACAAGCTGTCCGGTGGTGGGATAA
- the uvrB gene encoding excinuclease ABC subunit UvrB, producing MFRYRGPEPKGDQPQAIEALVEALQNGERYVTLLGATGTGKTVTMAKVVERLQRPALVLAPNKVLAAQLSQEFRELFPDNAVEYFISYYDYYQPEAYVPGRDLYIEKDASINPEIERLRHSTTRSLLTRRDVIVVASVSAIYGLGSPEEYRRMSLVVEVGQTYPREALLERLVELQYQRGDLQLEPGRFRARGEVVEVWPAYEQEPLRIELFGETIDRITVVHPVMGTRLRDLPGFVLLSATHYATPEWRLKQAIPEIRRELEARLRYFEAEGKLLEAQRLKERTLYDLEMLEVMGTCPGIENYARFLSGKAPGEPPYTLLDYFPEDYLVFLDESHVSVPQLRGMYNGDYMRKKTLVDYGFRLPSALDNRPLRFEEFLERVAQVVFVSATPGPFELEVSGRVVEQIIRPTGLLDPLVTVKPTQGQIEDLMAAIRQRAERGERTLVTVLTVRMAEELTAYLVEHGVRARYLHHELDAFERQALLRDLRLGYFDALVGINLLREGLDLPEVSLVAILDADKQGFLRSERSLIQTIGRAARNAGGEVYLYADTLSEAMRAAIEETRRRRAIQEAYNREHGIVPKTVEKSVRKVVRPENYESEAVEAAVDDPAVLQSLLEELESEMWAASEALDFERAAALRDQMRALEARLRGLPEPTSAGRPRRRRRRDRPF from the coding sequence ATGTTCCGCTACCGAGGCCCCGAACCCAAAGGCGACCAGCCCCAGGCCATCGAGGCCCTGGTGGAGGCGCTGCAAAACGGGGAGCGCTATGTCACCCTCCTGGGGGCCACCGGCACGGGCAAGACCGTGACCATGGCCAAGGTGGTGGAGCGGCTGCAGCGCCCTGCGCTGGTGCTGGCCCCCAACAAGGTGCTGGCGGCCCAGCTTTCGCAAGAGTTCCGGGAGCTTTTCCCGGATAACGCGGTGGAGTACTTCATCAGCTACTACGACTACTACCAGCCCGAGGCCTACGTGCCGGGCCGGGACCTCTACATCGAGAAGGACGCCTCCATCAACCCCGAGATTGAGCGGCTGCGCCACTCCACCACCCGCAGCCTCCTCACCCGGCGGGATGTAATTGTGGTGGCCTCGGTTTCGGCCATCTACGGCCTGGGGAGCCCCGAGGAGTACCGCAGGATGAGCCTGGTGGTGGAGGTGGGGCAGACCTACCCCCGCGAGGCCCTCTTGGAGCGGTTGGTGGAGCTGCAGTACCAGCGGGGCGACCTGCAGCTCGAGCCGGGGCGTTTCCGGGCGCGGGGGGAGGTGGTGGAGGTCTGGCCGGCCTACGAGCAGGAGCCCCTGCGGATTGAGCTTTTCGGGGAGACCATTGACCGCATCACGGTGGTGCACCCCGTCATGGGAACGCGCCTTAGGGATCTGCCGGGCTTCGTACTTCTGAGCGCCACCCACTACGCCACCCCAGAGTGGCGCCTGAAGCAGGCCATTCCCGAGATTCGCCGGGAGCTCGAGGCGCGCCTGCGCTACTTCGAGGCCGAGGGCAAGCTTTTGGAGGCCCAGCGCCTCAAGGAGCGCACCCTTTACGACCTGGAGATGCTGGAGGTGATGGGCACCTGCCCTGGCATCGAGAACTACGCCCGCTTCCTCTCCGGCAAGGCCCCGGGAGAGCCGCCCTACACCCTGCTGGACTACTTCCCCGAGGACTACCTGGTCTTCCTGGACGAGTCGCATGTGAGCGTGCCGCAGCTGCGGGGCATGTACAACGGCGACTACATGCGCAAGAAGACCCTGGTGGACTACGGCTTTCGCCTGCCAAGCGCCCTGGATAACCGCCCCCTGCGCTTTGAGGAGTTTTTGGAGCGGGTGGCCCAGGTGGTCTTCGTTTCGGCCACCCCAGGGCCCTTCGAGCTCGAGGTCTCGGGGCGGGTGGTGGAGCAGATCATCCGCCCCACTGGGCTTCTGGACCCCTTGGTCACGGTCAAGCCCACCCAGGGCCAAATCGAGGACCTGATGGCGGCCATCCGTCAGCGGGCCGAGCGGGGCGAGCGCACCTTGGTCACCGTCCTCACCGTGCGCATGGCCGAGGAACTCACCGCCTACTTGGTGGAGCACGGGGTGCGGGCCCGCTACCTGCACCACGAGCTGGACGCCTTCGAACGCCAGGCCCTACTGCGCGACCTGCGGCTGGGTTACTTTGACGCCCTGGTGGGAATCAACCTGCTCAGGGAGGGGCTTGATCTGCCCGAGGTCTCGCTGGTGGCCATCCTGGATGCCGACAAGCAGGGCTTCCTGCGCTCGGAGCGCTCGCTCATCCAGACCATCGGCCGGGCGGCGCGGAACGCAGGGGGAGAGGTCTACCTGTACGCCGATACCCTTTCGGAGGCCATGCGGGCAGCCATCGAGGAGACCCGGCGCCGCCGCGCCATCCAGGAGGCCTACAACCGTGAGCACGGCATCGTACCCAAAACCGTGGAGAAGTCGGTGCGCAAGGTGGTGCGGCCGGAGAACTACGAGTCCGAGGCGGTGGAGGCCGCTGTGGACGACCCAGCGGTCCTGCAGAGCCTGCTGGAAGAGCTGGAGAGCGAGATGTGGGCCGCTTCTGAGGCCCTCGACTTCGAGCGGGCCGCGGCCCTGCGCGACCAGATGCGCGCCCTCGAGGCCCGCCTGAGAGGCCTGCCCGAGCCCACCAGCGCGGGCAGGCCCCGGCGCCGTCGCCGGCGGGATAGGCCGTTTTGA